A single window of Rhizobium indicum DNA harbors:
- a CDS encoding substrate-binding domain-containing protein has protein sequence MATLEQVAFRAGCSLATASRVLNRNGPASDLMVRKVRRAAAELGYRPAGLSAGRLGRRPVIGVLIPSITNPVFASSLSSIQNRMLVAGHGVLIAQSNYDPAREADAVAALLNDRPTGLILTVCDPSTSKALLAKLPPTVLLNNLPTAQFPAAVTADNRGAGREITTFLIGMGHRRILFLSGNFAASDRAHLRYRGYLDAMAVSGLTPLDAVQIPFVSGYDQLDLGVAMTSLAPTAIIASNDLLALGVIGALKREGLSVPGDVSVAGFDGIAIGRLIDPPLTTIEMPDASMGATAASLLLDMAENAAPARHLDVAYTLRRGGTVRAI, from the coding sequence ATGGCGACATTGGAGCAGGTCGCGTTCCGAGCAGGATGCTCGCTGGCGACCGCAAGCAGGGTTCTCAACCGCAACGGACCGGCCAGCGACCTGATGGTGCGCAAGGTGCGCCGTGCGGCCGCCGAACTCGGCTATCGCCCGGCCGGTCTGTCTGCTGGGCGGCTCGGACGCAGGCCCGTCATCGGCGTGCTGATCCCGAGCATCACCAATCCGGTCTTTGCCTCGTCGCTGTCGAGCATCCAGAACCGCATGCTGGTGGCCGGGCATGGTGTCTTGATCGCCCAGTCGAATTACGATCCGGCGCGCGAGGCCGATGCCGTCGCAGCACTCTTGAACGACCGGCCGACCGGGCTGATCCTCACCGTCTGCGATCCATCCACCAGCAAGGCGCTGCTTGCGAAGCTCCCGCCGACCGTGCTGCTCAACAACCTGCCGACGGCGCAGTTTCCGGCGGCTGTTACCGCCGACAATCGCGGCGCCGGCCGCGAGATCACGACCTTCCTGATCGGCATGGGCCATCGCCGCATTCTGTTTCTCTCCGGTAATTTTGCCGCCTCCGACCGCGCCCACCTTCGCTACCGCGGTTACCTCGACGCCATGGCCGTGAGCGGGCTGACACCCCTCGATGCCGTGCAGATCCCGTTCGTCAGCGGCTATGACCAGCTCGATCTTGGCGTCGCGATGACTTCGCTTGCGCCGACGGCGATCATCGCCTCCAACGATCTGCTGGCGCTCGGCGTCATCGGCGCGCTGAAGCGCGAGGGGCTGTCGGTGCCTGGGGATGTTTCGGTCGCCGGCTTCGACGGCATCGCCATCGGCCGGCTGATCGATCCACCCCTGACGACCATTGAAATGCCGGATGCCAGCATGGGGGCAACGGCCGCCTCGCTGCTTCTCGACATGGCGGAGAATGCCGCCCCTGCCCGTCATCTCGATGTCGCCTATACGCTTCGCCGCGGCGGCACCGTGCGCGCCATCTGA
- a CDS encoding ABC transporter substrate-binding protein: MKHITQLLAAAAVSMAIALPAHAETTLTVHYPMPGFFKDVMDTISKKFMEENPDIKIQFASPSATYEEGIQTILRQVGTSAMPDITFIGLNRLRMLDERDIAVDLGPLVQKDGNMAEQGFSDTILKLAQVKGKQVGLAFATSNPIMYYNADLVKAAGGDPENPPKTWDEVIALGGKIKALGDGVDGIDFRWQGDDWMFSALLFGAGGKMLSDDESKVAFNGPEGQKAVEVLHRLVTEGGMPVFTKAAGEQAFAAGKVGFEFQTTGALRNTIKNVGNKFDLRTAKIPLIDPVNGRLPTGGNAVVILTHDAAKQDAAWKFAKFAAGPYGASVVVPGTGYVPNNELAAKSADYLGDFYKQNPLFQAGLSQMPVMIPWYAFPGSNGVKVTQTIVDNLSRIVDQSAEPKEALDDAAADVEGMLPRS; encoded by the coding sequence ATGAAACATATCACCCAGCTTCTCGCCGCAGCGGCCGTCTCGATGGCAATCGCGCTTCCCGCGCATGCCGAGACGACGCTGACGGTTCATTACCCGATGCCGGGCTTCTTCAAAGACGTGATGGATACGATCTCGAAGAAGTTCATGGAAGAAAATCCCGATATCAAGATCCAGTTCGCCAGCCCGTCGGCGACCTATGAAGAAGGCATCCAGACGATCCTTCGCCAGGTCGGCACCAGCGCAATGCCCGATATCACCTTCATCGGCCTCAACCGCCTGCGCATGCTCGACGAACGCGACATCGCCGTCGACCTCGGCCCGCTCGTCCAGAAGGACGGCAATATGGCCGAGCAGGGCTTCTCCGACACGATCCTCAAGCTCGCCCAGGTCAAGGGCAAGCAGGTGGGCCTGGCTTTCGCGACTTCCAACCCGATCATGTATTACAACGCCGATCTCGTGAAGGCGGCCGGTGGCGACCCAGAAAATCCGCCGAAGACCTGGGATGAGGTCATCGCGCTCGGCGGCAAGATCAAGGCGCTCGGCGATGGCGTCGACGGCATCGATTTCCGTTGGCAGGGTGATGACTGGATGTTTTCGGCACTGCTCTTCGGGGCCGGCGGCAAGATGCTGAGCGACGACGAAAGCAAGGTCGCCTTCAACGGCCCGGAAGGTCAGAAGGCCGTCGAGGTCCTGCATCGCCTGGTCACCGAGGGCGGCATGCCTGTGTTCACCAAGGCCGCCGGCGAACAGGCTTTCGCAGCCGGCAAGGTCGGTTTCGAATTCCAGACCACAGGCGCGCTGCGCAACACGATCAAGAATGTCGGCAACAAATTCGATCTGCGCACCGCCAAGATCCCATTGATCGATCCGGTGAATGGCCGCCTGCCGACCGGCGGCAACGCCGTCGTCATCCTGACGCATGACGCCGCCAAGCAGGATGCCGCCTGGAAGTTCGCCAAATTCGCCGCCGGCCCTTATGGCGCTTCCGTCGTCGTGCCCGGCACCGGTTATGTCCCGAACAACGAACTCGCCGCAAAGTCGGCCGATTATCTCGGCGATTTCTACAAGCAGAACCCGCTGTTCCAGGCAGGCCTCAGCCAGATGCCGGTGATGATCCCCTGGTATGCCTTCCCAGGCTCGAACGGCGTCAAGGTCACGCAGACGATCGTCGACAATCTCTCGCGCATCGTCGACCAGTCGGCCGAGCCGAAGGAAGCGCTCGATGACGCAGCCGCCGATGTCGAGGGCATGCTGCCGCGCAGCTGA
- a CDS encoding carbohydrate ABC transporter permease — protein sequence MMTSAFSLGRIIRLTLLSLGAIIFLSPYVFMISTAGKAQSDIFTSSLSLIPAHFTYAENFAKALSRVPMAQLLWNGVVVCGLIFFFQVLVAIPCAYAMAKLRFGAARAMMVLVMLGLLVPIHATALPLYVAFDRASLLNSYAALVAPFTISVFAIFMFLQFFRAMPDDLIHAARLDGMSELGIVARVIVPNAWPAVTAFAIFSVVAHWNDLYWPLIVISKQDYATPPLGLMYFRAAEAGDDYGALMAATLIITLPLVIAFLLAQKRFVEGITMTGLKG from the coding sequence ATGATGACGAGCGCTTTTTCCCTCGGCAGGATCATCCGTCTCACCTTGCTTTCCTTAGGCGCGATCATCTTCCTGTCGCCCTATGTCTTCATGATCTCGACGGCAGGCAAAGCCCAAAGCGACATCTTCACCTCGTCGCTGTCGTTGATCCCGGCGCACTTCACCTATGCCGAGAATTTCGCCAAGGCCTTGAGCCGAGTGCCGATGGCGCAGCTGTTGTGGAACGGCGTCGTCGTCTGCGGGCTGATCTTCTTCTTCCAGGTACTGGTGGCGATCCCTTGCGCCTATGCCATGGCAAAGCTGCGCTTCGGCGCCGCCCGCGCCATGATGGTGCTTGTCATGCTCGGCCTGCTGGTGCCGATCCACGCGACCGCGCTGCCGCTCTATGTCGCTTTCGACCGCGCCTCGCTGCTCAACAGCTATGCCGCCCTTGTCGCGCCCTTCACCATTTCGGTCTTTGCGATCTTCATGTTCCTGCAGTTCTTCCGCGCCATGCCGGATGATCTCATCCATGCCGCGCGTCTCGACGGCATGTCGGAACTCGGCATTGTCGCCCGCGTCATCGTGCCGAATGCCTGGCCGGCGGTCACCGCCTTCGCCATCTTTTCGGTCGTCGCCCATTGGAACGATCTCTACTGGCCGCTGATTGTCATCAGCAAGCAGGACTACGCTACGCCGCCGCTCGGTCTGATGTATTTCCGCGCCGCCGAGGCCGGCGACGACTACGGCGCGCTGATGGCGGCGACCCTCATCATTACCCTTCCCCTCGTCATCGCCTTCCTGCTTGCGCAGAAGCGCTTCGTCGAGGGCATCACCATGACCGGTCTCAAAGGCTGA
- a CDS encoding carbohydrate ABC transporter permease, producing the protein MASVVSMGVPHDAAVAHRRSEARIAWMLVMPAMILLFLFVLLPVVSVIVFGFTDFELGYGKFRFVGFENYAHLITDRTFRKSLWNTTVYTALVAPVSILLGLGIAMLIESETKARSFFRTAYFLPVASLIVAMATVWQYMFHPTIGPLNALLALVGLPGPNWLGSSGTVLYSLSIIGVWQSAGFNMVLFLAGLTAIPRELYAAAEVDGARSSLDRFLLVTWPMLGPTTLFVITISITNSVKVFETVKTLTEGGPNKASEVLLFTIYQEGFVYLRVGYASAMTVVFLLILVVLMFLQYRILDRRVHYT; encoded by the coding sequence ATGGCTAGCGTCGTCTCCATGGGCGTGCCGCACGATGCCGCCGTTGCGCATCGGCGCAGCGAGGCCCGCATCGCCTGGATGCTGGTGATGCCGGCTATGATCCTGCTGTTCCTCTTCGTGCTTTTGCCGGTTGTATCAGTCATCGTGTTCGGCTTCACCGATTTCGAACTCGGCTACGGTAAGTTCCGTTTCGTCGGCTTCGAGAATTACGCGCACCTGATCACCGACCGGACGTTTCGCAAGTCGCTGTGGAATACGACGGTGTACACGGCGCTCGTCGCACCGGTCTCGATCCTTCTCGGCCTCGGCATCGCCATGCTGATCGAGAGTGAGACTAAGGCGCGCAGCTTCTTCCGCACCGCCTATTTTCTGCCGGTCGCTTCGCTGATCGTCGCCATGGCGACCGTCTGGCAATATATGTTCCACCCCACAATCGGCCCGCTCAATGCGCTGCTCGCCCTCGTCGGGCTTCCAGGCCCGAACTGGCTCGGCAGCTCCGGCACGGTGCTCTACAGCCTCTCGATCATCGGCGTCTGGCAATCGGCCGGCTTCAACATGGTGCTGTTCCTCGCCGGGCTGACGGCGATCCCGCGCGAGCTTTACGCGGCAGCCGAGGTGGATGGCGCCAGATCCTCCCTCGACCGTTTTCTGCTCGTCACCTGGCCGATGCTCGGGCCGACGACGCTCTTCGTCATCACCATCAGTATCACCAATTCAGTCAAGGTCTTCGAAACGGTGAAGACTCTGACCGAGGGCGGCCCGAACAAGGCGTCGGAGGTGCTGCTCTTTACGATCTACCAGGAGGGCTTCGTCTACCTGCGCGTCGGTTATGCCTCGGCGATGACGGTGGTTTTCCTCCTGATACTGGTGGTGCTGATGTTCCTGCAGTACCGCATTCTCGACCGCCGGGTGCATTACACATGA
- a CDS encoding ABC transporter ATP-binding protein, which translates to MSALSLRGITKAFGGNQILDGVSLDVAAGEFIALVGPSGCGKSTLLRVLAGLDHADQGEILIGGQDMSGVAAADRNIAMVFQSYALYPHLTASENIAVPLAMRRLSRMQRLPFIGSLMPGQRATRRAIARDVREMATSLKIDHLLDRKPGQMSGGQRQRVALARAMVRQPSIFLMDEPLSNLDANLRVHARGEIVDLHRRAGVPTLYVTHDQAEALSMADRVAVMMGGKLLQIASPEVIYDDPAHIEVARFIGQPRINLLPAFAEGGVILCGGLRLTLQNTHDGKMPVTLAIRPEFVFLSKNRHDGLAARIERVEFLGSEVILHCRLEAIGETIVAKVQPSEASGLVAGDPVGLRLSPGRTLIFAEDGSRLAGGVATGDAGLAISDAQRERAHG; encoded by the coding sequence ATGAGCGCGCTCTCGCTTCGCGGCATCACCAAGGCTTTCGGCGGCAACCAGATCCTTGATGGCGTCAGCCTGGATGTCGCCGCCGGCGAATTCATCGCGCTGGTCGGCCCTTCCGGCTGCGGCAAGAGCACGCTGTTGCGCGTCCTTGCCGGCCTCGACCACGCCGACCAGGGAGAGATCCTGATCGGCGGGCAGGATATGTCCGGCGTTGCGGCCGCCGATCGCAACATCGCCATGGTCTTTCAGTCCTACGCGCTTTATCCGCATCTGACGGCCTCTGAGAACATCGCCGTGCCCTTGGCGATGCGCCGGCTGTCGAGGATGCAGCGGCTGCCCTTCATCGGGTCATTGATGCCGGGCCAGCGCGCCACCCGCAGGGCGATCGCCCGTGACGTCAGGGAAATGGCGACGTCGCTGAAGATCGATCATCTGCTTGACCGCAAGCCCGGCCAGATGTCGGGCGGCCAGCGTCAGCGAGTGGCGCTTGCCCGCGCCATGGTGCGCCAGCCGAGCATCTTCCTGATGGACGAACCGCTCTCCAATCTGGATGCCAATCTACGCGTTCATGCCCGCGGCGAGATCGTCGACCTGCATCGTCGCGCCGGCGTGCCGACGCTTTATGTCACCCACGACCAGGCGGAAGCGCTTTCCATGGCCGACCGTGTCGCCGTGATGATGGGCGGAAAATTGCTGCAGATCGCCAGCCCCGAGGTCATCTACGATGATCCAGCCCATATCGAGGTCGCCCGCTTCATCGGCCAGCCGCGCATCAATCTGCTGCCGGCCTTTGCCGAAGGCGGCGTCATTCTCTGCGGCGGCCTGCGCCTGACGCTTCAAAATACGCACGACGGGAAGATGCCGGTCACGCTCGCCATCCGCCCTGAATTCGTCTTTCTGTCCAAGAACCGGCATGACGGCCTTGCCGCCCGGATCGAACGCGTCGAATTCCTGGGCTCCGAAGTCATCCTCCATTGCCGGCTCGAGGCGATCGGCGAGACTATCGTTGCCAAGGTTCAACCGTCGGAAGCCTCCGGCCTTGTGGCCGGCGATCCGGTCGGGCTGCGGCTTTCGCCCGGCCGCACGCTGATCTTTGCCGAGGACGGCAGCCGGCTGGCCGGCGGTGTTGCAACGGGTGATGCCGGGCTCGCAATAAGCGATGCCCAGCGGGAGAGGGCGCATGGCTAG
- a CDS encoding metallophosphoesterase family protein — protein MKIIQITDTHFSPDKPHFNGNWAPLLSWIEETGADLIVHTGDLTVDGADKDADITFSMDLMRQVSIPMLIVPGNHDVGHLKGSDQPVNAERLSRWRSLAGDDRWLEDSAGWRFIGLNSLLLGREDDEEEAQFEWLDQSLSGRAGRRVALFAHKPLFVDAPDEGDTGYWSVRPAQRRRLYDLIAAHDVALFASGHLHWAWQGRFDNTQLIWGPSAAFIIDKMEREMPGERLIGAVVHEFDTAVESTIVAVPGMTAHVLDDVVHEVYPQAVKQREPVE, from the coding sequence ATGAAAATCATTCAGATCACCGACACCCATTTCAGCCCCGATAAGCCGCATTTCAACGGCAACTGGGCGCCGCTTCTGAGCTGGATCGAAGAGACCGGCGCGGACCTGATCGTCCATACCGGCGATCTCACCGTCGATGGCGCCGACAAGGACGCGGATATCACCTTCTCGATGGACCTGATGCGTCAGGTGTCGATCCCGATGCTGATCGTCCCCGGCAATCACGATGTCGGTCATCTCAAAGGATCGGACCAGCCCGTCAATGCCGAGCGGCTATCTCGCTGGCGCAGCCTTGCCGGCGACGACCGCTGGCTGGAGGATTCGGCTGGCTGGCGCTTCATCGGGTTGAACTCATTGCTTCTCGGCCGTGAGGATGACGAAGAGGAGGCGCAGTTCGAATGGCTCGATCAGTCGCTGTCCGGCAGGGCAGGGCGGCGCGTAGCGTTGTTCGCGCACAAGCCGCTGTTCGTCGATGCACCCGACGAAGGCGATACCGGATATTGGAGCGTTCGCCCGGCTCAGCGTCGGCGGCTCTATGATCTGATTGCTGCCCATGACGTGGCGCTGTTTGCGAGCGGCCATCTCCACTGGGCCTGGCAGGGGCGCTTTGACAACACCCAGCTGATATGGGGTCCCTCGGCCGCCTTCATCATCGACAAGATGGAGCGCGAGATGCCGGGCGAGCGCCTGATCGGCGCGGTCGTCCACGAGTTCGATACGGCAGTCGAAAGCACGATCGTCGCCGTTCCCGGCATGACCGCGCATGTGCTCGACGATGTCGTGCATGAAGTCTACCCCCAGGCGGTCAAACAGCGGGAACCCGTCGAATGA
- a CDS encoding alpha-amylase family glycosyl hydrolase, translating into MTVNVQFRFRSGLPSTAFDNVRLRGSWDEQGRPSSDWTSHPMQRSRDEDGYDVFVARVSFPDAEIGTHFRWGVELDRPGIPGLWAIAAELDDEASTRRERAFDLQQGIAPQTYYLTWIGRLGASRVERRNGADGIRFSVWAPNARAVSLVLADPAIGYIADDGTGTVATIGMRKTVDGFWSVETGEDHGLSDFDSMVGTPYMYRITRDDGSLAYRTDIWSLMQIGAGDFDPDGAAYHGSPAALDGPQSCSVVCDPKRVVLPSGQELAAETFWADEFVGGQALPERFEDLVIYELHVGALGFGKAAPGTLDDAIAFIEHLSALGVNAVELLPIAEFETRANWGYGTSHFFAADQGAGGTDRLKMFVKICHQRGIAVILDVCYNHFDPDGERAQWAYDSNDHTRNIYYWYEGTPGDYADPTGGYIDNISTGWAPRFDEEAVRQLFISSAAFLVSVCHIDGFRLDQTSSIHQYPVRHADGRRADRAAAFGAKFLKQWTRTMRLIKPQLFLTAEDYSDWSAMTEPSLTGDGLGFDATWYGDFHHNLVEYHGGAQAQLLKNAGFGDKRALTMSSLAGALQTSARSKVVYNQSHDDCGNREGSARTAVIAVNFAPIIGETRAWAEARSRFAAAMTLLSPGTPMFFMGEEIGAQKPYRYNDFLDNRENILGEADGSGAGMLSCYRDLIALSVHQDAIRSRNIDIPLVHDENRVIAFHRWNDGEDFLVVGSLNDASFEHGYRLHSERLGDDLWEEIFNTDADTYGGWNVGNGGGRIRATAGVLNAVLPASGVLVFRRL; encoded by the coding sequence ATGACCGTTAATGTTCAGTTCCGGTTTCGCAGCGGCTTGCCGTCGACGGCGTTCGACAATGTCCGTCTCCGCGGCAGTTGGGACGAGCAGGGCCGACCCTCGAGCGATTGGACGTCTCACCCAATGCAGCGCTCTCGCGACGAGGATGGTTATGATGTCTTCGTCGCCAGGGTTTCTTTTCCCGATGCCGAGATCGGCACGCATTTTCGCTGGGGGGTCGAGTTGGATCGGCCCGGCATTCCAGGCCTTTGGGCGATCGCCGCCGAATTGGACGACGAGGCCTCGACGCGCCGCGAACGCGCCTTCGATCTCCAGCAGGGGATAGCGCCGCAGACCTATTATCTGACATGGATCGGCCGTCTGGGGGCAAGCCGGGTTGAGAGGCGCAACGGTGCTGACGGCATCCGCTTTTCGGTCTGGGCGCCGAACGCCAGGGCCGTTTCGCTCGTGCTTGCCGATCCCGCCATCGGTTACATCGCCGATGACGGCACCGGAACGGTGGCAACCATCGGGATGCGAAAGACCGTTGATGGATTCTGGAGCGTTGAAACCGGCGAGGACCACGGCCTTTCCGATTTCGACAGCATGGTCGGCACGCCCTATATGTACCGCATCACCAGGGACGATGGGTCGCTCGCCTACCGCACGGATATCTGGTCCCTCATGCAGATCGGCGCCGGAGACTTCGATCCCGACGGAGCCGCCTACCACGGATCGCCGGCGGCATTGGACGGACCGCAGAGCTGCTCGGTCGTCTGCGATCCGAAGCGGGTCGTTCTTCCATCCGGGCAGGAGCTTGCCGCCGAGACGTTCTGGGCTGACGAATTCGTTGGCGGCCAAGCACTTCCGGAGCGGTTCGAGGATCTGGTGATCTACGAATTGCACGTCGGCGCACTCGGTTTCGGCAAGGCCGCGCCCGGCACGCTTGACGATGCCATCGCCTTCATCGAGCATCTGTCGGCACTCGGCGTCAACGCAGTGGAACTGCTGCCGATTGCGGAATTCGAAACGCGGGCCAACTGGGGTTACGGCACGTCGCATTTCTTTGCCGCCGACCAGGGGGCTGGCGGCACCGACCGGCTGAAGATGTTCGTCAAGATCTGCCACCAGCGTGGCATCGCCGTCATCCTTGATGTTTGTTACAATCACTTCGATCCGGACGGCGAGCGGGCGCAATGGGCCTATGATTCCAACGATCACACCCGCAATATCTATTATTGGTATGAGGGAACTCCCGGCGATTACGCCGATCCGACAGGCGGCTACATCGACAACATCTCCACGGGATGGGCGCCCCGCTTCGATGAGGAAGCCGTGCGCCAGCTTTTTATCTCCAGCGCGGCATTTCTCGTCTCCGTCTGCCATATCGATGGTTTCCGCCTCGATCAGACAAGTTCGATCCACCAATATCCGGTCCGGCATGCCGATGGCCGGCGCGCCGATCGGGCCGCTGCCTTCGGGGCCAAGTTTCTGAAGCAGTGGACCCGCACGATGCGGCTGATCAAACCGCAGCTTTTCCTGACGGCCGAGGATTATTCGGACTGGTCGGCGATGACCGAGCCGAGCCTGACCGGCGACGGGCTCGGCTTCGATGCGACCTGGTACGGCGATTTTCATCACAACCTCGTCGAATATCACGGCGGCGCTCAGGCGCAGCTGTTGAAGAATGCCGGTTTCGGGGACAAGCGGGCGCTGACCATGTCGTCTCTTGCCGGCGCGCTGCAAACGAGCGCGCGATCCAAGGTGGTCTACAACCAGTCGCATGACGATTGCGGCAATCGCGAGGGATCGGCGCGAACCGCTGTTATCGCCGTCAATTTCGCGCCGATCATCGGCGAGACCAGGGCATGGGCGGAGGCGAGATCCAGGTTCGCGGCGGCGATGACGCTGCTATCGCCGGGGACGCCGATGTTTTTCATGGGCGAGGAAATCGGCGCCCAGAAGCCCTATCGCTACAATGATTTCCTCGACAACCGCGAGAATATTCTCGGCGAAGCTGATGGTAGCGGGGCAGGGATGCTCAGCTGTTATCGCGATCTGATCGCGCTCAGCGTCCATCAGGATGCCATTCGCTCCCGCAACATCGACATTCCCCTGGTTCACGACGAAAATCGGGTGATCGCGTTTCATCGATGGAACGACGGCGAGGATTTCCTCGTCGTGGGGTCGCTGAACGACGCTTCCTTCGAACACGGCTATCGGCTGCACAGCGAACGGCTGGGAGACGATCTCTGGGAGGAGATCTTCAACACCGATGCTGACACATATGGCGGCTGGAACGTCGGCAATGGCGGCGGAAGAATCAGAGCCACGGCGGGAGTGCTCAATGCCGTGCTGCCGGCATCAGGCGTTCTGGTCTTTCGCAGGCTGTGA
- a CDS encoding calcium-binding protein has translation MAQAVRINDIIRSFGIDTHIDYTDGKYSNVGEVVKALDYLGLDTVRDHAPNSASDPNGQTHLGDAAEAGVQFVFSAQREVDPATVAQRLHAFVQAHPGSVVGIEGPNEVNNWPVSYHGLSGQAAAVAYQKDLSAAVNADPLLKNIPVLGFTGYTVASASDYTTIHTYAKDGDQPFSWLSRESGVQRAADPGKPLAITETGYHTSLTADTNGGWEGVSEATQAKLLLNTLMDGAALGSKKTFIYELLDAYSDPQGTNQERHFGLFHLDYSAKPAATAIHNLTAILEDDGATKASFSAGTLNYSIDGLPSSARSLLTEKSDGSYQIIVWNEPDIWNQSSDTAIQAATTAVKVNLGASFGSVKVFDPVTGTTAIKSLSNVSSLTLDVTDHPLIIEVAGSGASTPPATNHLYGGAGNDTFTVTNANQIVDESRGGGTDTVKASISFSLADQKHTVGMIENLTLTGTANLSATGNNTANILTGNDGNNFLNGGKGNDRLIGGLGNDKLIGKTGADVLTGGGGGDSFVFDVKPSNTSVDKIVDFSSAAGDKLVFDDAVFTGLKPSSFSAENFVLGTKALEADDKLIYDQASGILSYDADGSPAGGAIHVADLDNSAALHFKDLLLV, from the coding sequence TTGGCTCAAGCCGTTAGAATAAACGATATTATTCGTTCCTTTGGAATTGACACGCATATCGACTACACCGACGGAAAATATTCCAATGTCGGAGAAGTTGTTAAGGCTCTCGACTATCTTGGCCTTGATACCGTTCGCGATCACGCCCCCAACTCCGCCTCCGATCCCAACGGCCAAACGCATCTCGGCGATGCCGCGGAAGCCGGCGTGCAATTCGTTTTCAGCGCCCAGCGCGAAGTCGACCCCGCCACTGTCGCCCAGCGGCTGCATGCCTTCGTGCAAGCCCATCCCGGATCGGTCGTCGGCATCGAAGGTCCGAACGAAGTCAATAACTGGCCGGTCAGCTATCATGGGCTGAGCGGCCAGGCAGCAGCAGTCGCCTATCAGAAGGACCTGTCTGCCGCGGTCAACGCCGATCCCTTGCTGAAGAATATCCCAGTCCTCGGCTTTACCGGATATACGGTCGCTTCGGCCTCCGACTACACGACGATCCACACCTATGCGAAGGATGGCGACCAGCCATTCTCGTGGCTTTCCCGAGAATCCGGCGTTCAGCGCGCTGCCGATCCGGGCAAGCCACTGGCGATCACCGAAACCGGTTACCACACCTCGCTCACCGCCGACACCAATGGCGGTTGGGAAGGCGTCAGCGAAGCGACGCAGGCAAAGCTCCTGCTCAATACGCTGATGGACGGTGCGGCCCTCGGATCGAAAAAGACATTCATCTACGAGCTGCTGGACGCCTATTCCGATCCGCAGGGCACCAACCAGGAGCGGCATTTCGGTCTCTTTCATCTCGACTATTCAGCCAAACCGGCTGCAACGGCGATCCACAATCTGACCGCCATCCTTGAAGACGACGGCGCAACGAAGGCGAGCTTCAGCGCGGGAACACTCAATTATTCGATCGACGGTCTGCCGTCGTCGGCCCGCAGCCTGTTGACGGAAAAATCGGACGGAAGCTACCAGATCATCGTCTGGAACGAGCCAGATATCTGGAACCAGTCCTCCGACACAGCCATTCAGGCCGCGACAACAGCCGTCAAAGTCAATCTCGGGGCCTCGTTCGGCTCCGTTAAGGTCTTCGACCCCGTGACCGGAACGACGGCGATCAAAAGCCTCAGCAACGTGTCGTCGCTGACGCTCGATGTCACCGATCATCCCTTGATCATCGAGGTAGCAGGCAGCGGCGCCAGCACGCCGCCGGCCACCAACCATCTCTATGGCGGCGCCGGCAACGACACCTTCACCGTGACCAATGCGAACCAGATCGTCGACGAAAGCCGGGGCGGCGGAACGGATACCGTAAAGGCTTCGATCAGCTTCAGCCTGGCCGATCAGAAGCATACGGTCGGAATGATCGAAAACCTCACCTTGACCGGGACGGCCAATCTCAGCGCGACAGGCAACAATACGGCCAACATTCTCACGGGCAACGACGGAAACAATTTTCTCAACGGCGGGAAAGGGAACGACCGATTGATCGGCGGGCTTGGCAATGACAAGCTGATCGGCAAGACCGGTGCTGACGTTCTCACGGGCGGAGGCGGAGGCGATTCCTTCGTCTTCGATGTGAAGCCCAGCAATACCAGCGTTGACAAGATCGTCGATTTCTCTTCAGCCGCAGGCGATAAGCTGGTGTTCGACGACGCTGTCTTCACCGGGCTCAAGCCATCGAGCTTTTCGGCCGAGAATTTCGTTCTGGGAACGAAGGCGCTCGAGGCTGATGACAAGCTGATCTACGATCAGGCCAGCGGCATTTTATCCTATGATGCGGATGGAAGCCCAGCAGGCGGGGCAATCCATGTCGCCGATCTCGACAATTCCGCCGCACTTCACTTCAAAGATCTCCTGCTTGTCTGA
- a CDS encoding winged helix-turn-helix transcriptional regulator has protein sequence MQRTSFSDFKCPAARALDSVGDWWSMLILRDAFQGLSRFDEFQKSLGVAPNILTRRLKHLTEKGLFERRLYHQRPARYEYRLTDKGRDFFPVLMTLFSWGSRHIPEEDLAFLLGDNASGKERQTMLVDARTGEEVTPENTSLLAGPAADDEVHQRIARMRACYLGIDA, from the coding sequence ATGCAGCGAACGAGTTTCAGCGATTTCAAATGCCCGGCGGCGCGCGCGCTCGACAGCGTCGGCGACTGGTGGAGCATGCTGATCCTGCGCGATGCCTTCCAGGGGCTTTCACGCTTCGACGAATTCCAGAAAAGCCTCGGCGTGGCGCCGAACATCCTGACGCGGCGGCTGAAACATCTGACGGAAAAGGGGCTGTTCGAACGGCGTCTCTACCATCAGCGCCCTGCCCGCTACGAATATCGGCTGACGGACAAGGGCCGTGACTTCTTTCCTGTTCTGATGACGCTGTTTTCCTGGGGAAGCCGGCACATTCCCGAAGAGGACCTCGCCTTTCTCTTGGGCGATAACGCTTCCGGTAAAGAGCGCCAGACGATGCTGGTCGATGCGCGGACCGGCGAAGAAGTGACACCTGAAAACACCAGCCTGCTTGCAGGTCCAGCCGCCGATGACGAGGTGCACCAGCGGATCGCCCGCATGCGCGCCTGCTATCTCGGCATCGACGCATAG